TTGCCTGATGGGACCAATGGACAAGGTCTTCGGATTTTAGCAGGATCAAACCCCGATTAGAATCCCAGCCTTTGGAGGAAGTCATGTCGGTGAGCACCATATAAAATGTTTTTCCATCTTCGCCACGGAGAATATGCGGATCACGTACACCGCCGGTTTTACTGATTATCTTCGAATCCAGGATAGGCTGATTGTCATTCAACGCGCGATAGGTATAGCCATCTGTGCTGATCGCAAAACAAACAGCTTCGTCTACAACAGCATTCCCTTTGAAATAGGCAAATAAGTAACCTGCAAAATCTTTCTCGGTAGGTCCGCTGCGATAAACCTGTGCAAAAACACCGCATGTAGCATGTATTAAAAATAAGGTAACTAAGATTGAAATTCTGTTTTTTTTCATGAAGATTTAGTTGAAGAAATAAGCATTGGCTTATTTTCGCGTCTATACATTTTTGCATCTCTAAAAGCCACGGGATTTGATCCCGTGGCTTCGTAATCTGACCATTTAACTTGTCGTCAGTACCTATTTTAAAGCTATTTTTTGAACGGCAGTATAGTAGTACTCTCCCGATACCGTAGCTTTCACCCCTATTCGGGCAAACACATAATCGAGGTTTTTCAAATTGTCCGGCAACTCTCCGACAATCCTCGTCGGTTGACCGAAAGCAACGTTAGCCAAATTGGCGTCCACACGTAGCTCGCGTTGTACCTGATCTGTCAAGACAGATTTACCGAGGTAAAGACGCACAAACTCCAAATTTGCCGTACCTACTATTCTGTTCACCGTAAAGTTAGCCGAAATACTGTTATTATTTTTTTGAAAAGACTCGTTTGTCACCGTAAAATAGGGTGTTACAGGTACATCAATGGTCGTATTGCCCTTCACTTGTACCAAAACCGTATCAGTTGCCTGTTGCAGCCATGGTGAATCTCCTTTCCGCACCAATTTGTATTCGCCATCAAAAAGACTAACAGAAAAAGAGCCGTCCTGATCAAAATATACGGGTATTGCTGAGCGAAGCGGGTACCCATCCTGCCATAATTCCAATTGAGGGCCGTTATTCCGAACGCCAATCGCCTTCCCCTCATAAACAACGCGTCCTGAAAGGGTTGATTTTGGAGCTTCAAAATTATCATATTCGCAACCTACAACGAGAAGACTTGCAAAAGCTATCAATAAGCTTAAAAATTTTATTTTCATGGTTCAATTAGATTAATGGAATGGATTTCTAACTATTTTAGGATTTTTATTGATGACATCCTGACTAATGGACGCATAATAATTGGCCATACGGAAAAAGCGTGCCTTTCTGAAACGCGCGGGTCTTACCCGTTCATAGATATACTTACCGTCATCGGCATGCCCTGGACGCACGACACGATAAGCATATAGTCCATATACAACCGCGTTGGGATCATTTTCAGATCCGTCCCACACCAAATGTGCAATACGCCACCTTTTAAGATCATAGTAACGATGATCTTCGAAGGCAAGTTCGACACGGCGTTCATTTCGGATAATATCCATCGTTAGGTTACTGATGCTATTGGCCGGGAATCCTGCTCTTTCCCGTAACTTATTGACATAGATTCTTGCGTCTACAGTCTGTCCCAACTCAAATGCAGCTTCTGACGCATTGAGATAAATTTCCCCCAGACGAAACCACGGCCACCAGTTAGCAGCTGATGTACCGCGTGTACTGGCTGCCGGCGCATCACTGACAAATTTACGGATATAGAAACCGGTGTTGCTTACATCCTGTGCATCATAAAGCGGTCCATCAAAGCCGGTCCACAAACCACCACTCGCATAATTTTGTCCCAGTTGTGGTGCTGCAGTAAACTGGTAGGCTCCATTTGCCCCCCAAGTTGCCACTCCAGCCTGAATACTTACAGCGCGTCCGCGGAATGAAGTTCCCGGATAAATCACCGTTCCAAACAAACGGGCATCTTTATTTGCAAAAATATCGTTGATATTTTGGTAGGCTACGTAATTTCCTGCGCCGTTTTTATCATGTAGTGTACCTTTGCTACCATCTAAGTAATCAAAACTTTCCACAAGGCTCAACGATGGCGAAATCGTCGATGACGACTCATTGTCTTCGGTCAGACTTCTGACGATATTGTCATAAGCAAAGCGGTGAACTTTTAAACTCGTTACAAAATCCTTTGCAAAGATGACCTCAGCACCAGTTTTCTTATTGAGCATATCATAAAAATTGGCACCTTTATCGGCATTCTCATTGTAAAGCGCATAGGGACCGTTCATAATTTCCTTGGAGGCAGCCAGCGACTTGGTATAATACCCAGTAGCCATGTTGGCAGGAATTCCCACTTCTCCCCCTGCAGTCGTTATCGGTGAGGCCATCAGATTATTATATTTCGCGATGGATGCCGCATAAAGCATTGCCCGACTTTCCAAAGCTAATGCCGTATACTTGTTGGCCCTGGTCTTACTGGCATTATAGACGGCGAGATCTTCCTTGATCTCTTCCAGTTCTTTGTAAATAAAATCGTAGACTTCATACTCTTTGGCACGTGCCACCTGCAATGGTGTTGGATCGCCGCTAAAGTCATAGATAAGTTGGGTAGTGACAATCGGAACGCCCCCCATGCGTTTGACGAGTTCGAAGTAAACAAAAGCGCGGATGAAGCGTAATTCGGCTTTATACTGCTTGCGTTGTGCATCAGACAATTGTGTACTGAACTGATCGATATTTTCTAGGGAAAGATTCAGATCCCGAATAAGTCCATAGTCCCAATAGCGACCGTAGTCGTCGCCAAATTGGTAATCGTTACGCCAGTTTTGATCGCGATGTCCCGACCACATCGCATCATCCAATTCGGTCATTCCTCCTGTATTGAAAACACCATGTAACGTTGGCATTCTATCGTAATAATTGGCGACGAGTGAAGTCAATAGTTTCGGATCATTCCAAAGCTGTGCATCGGTAATCAATGATTTTGAATCCCGGTCAAACCAATCGTCGTGACTGCAGCTGCTCAACGAGGATAAGGTCAATAAAGCAACGCCTATGTAGGTAAGTTTAAATCGTAGTTTCATGTTAAAAAGTCATATTAAATCCAACCATAAATACCCTTTGCTGTGGATATACTACTGCTGCTCTAGCTTCGATCTCGGGATCAATCTGGTAGTCTTTGACATTGTCAAACGAAATCAAGTTTGAAGCATTGATATAGAACCGTATTTTTTCGGCCTTAATCTTTTGAATCCATGCTTTTGGCAGATTGTATCCAACCTCCAGGTTGCGGACTCGGAGGTAACGCACATTGGTCAACCAAAAATCACTGTTTCGACTATTGGGACCTGAGTTGCCGTTGCGAATCGCAGGGTAGCGTCCCGGAATCCATTCGCTGTTTGGATCATAAGGGTCTTTGCGATGCCATCTATCTTCCAGCAGGTAGGCTGGAGAATTGCCTCCACCATGGAAGGCATTACGTAACTCATAATCCTGAAACCAGGATTGCACCGCACCACCGGCCAAATCGACATTTAAGTTGATGCCTTTCCAGTCAAGTCCTATCCGACCACCGAAGCTCATCATCGGTGCCCAACCCGTCGGATAACCAATCGGACGCTGATCCATATCATTGATAACACCGTCGCCGTTTACATCTTTATAAATGAGATCACCAGGAAGTTGTGTCCTATTGTTCTGACCATCATTATTGATCGGATGGTTGCGGATCTCTTCTTCTGACTGAAATCTTCCGACAACTTGGTATCCCCACCATACTCCACCCCAGCGGTCTTCAATCGAGTTACGGTATTCATTCCACGAATTACTGAAACGAGGCTTATAGGTTTCTAGGTCACGATAACGTGAAAAAGTCATATTCCCACTGACAACATAGTTAAGTTCACCGACCTTATCGGTATAGGTAATGATACCTTCCGCACCATAATAGCCGTTTTTGCCGAGGTTTTCATTGGGAAGGTCATAACCGATTTCAGCTGGTAATAGGACATCGTATCGTTTGCCAGGATATCCTGTACGGATAATTTTAAAGATATCGGCCGTCAATGTCAGCTTATTATTCAACAAGGTAGCATCGACCCCCATATTATAATTGGTATTTTTAACCCAGGAGAGGTTGCGCACTGGTAAACCTCTAGGCTGTACCCCGGGCACATAGGCTCCGTCTAAGACAGCACTTCCAGCCGCCCAATTATATCCGGCAAGGTAATCATGCATTCCCACGCCCTCTTCAAGTCCGGTTTGCCCGATCGAACCACGGATTTTAAGGTCACTCACCACGGATTTCAAAGGCTTGAAGAACCCCTCATCCGAAATACGCCAACCTACTGATGCTCCTGGAAATAATCCCCAGCGTTTACCCTCATAATATTTAAAGGACCCATCATAACGGCCCAGAACTTCCAGAAGATACTTGCCCTTGTAGTTGTAATTGATACGACCAATATATCCAGCCCGAGCCTCGTAAGCCCATTCATCGGCCAAACTATTGAGCTCCGACAGTCTCAACAACGGAATATAATTGTTCGAAGGATTTGCGCCCAACGCTTTATACGTCCGGTCCCAGTCTGAGCGCTCATAGCCTAACATTCCTGCGAAAGTGTGATCGCCGATCTGCTTGTTATAATCGATCTGGAACTGCGCAAACCGAGAAACAATCTCCCTCGTGGTATCGTAACGCCAGCCAGCATCACTTCCGCCAGTTCGCTTATAGGCATTATTTTCGTATCGATATACATCATAGGTATATTGGAAGCCTTCAAATTTATTGTTGGTATAATTGTAAGAAACAGTTCCCTTTGCCGACAAACCAAAATTTGTCTTATAGGCCGCAAAGAGATTCACATTTCCAGCAAGGTATTTATTGTCTTTATAGCCGGCAATATCGCGACTAAAGAGAGCCGGGTTATAGGGAAAATCATTGGTATGATTGATATACTCTGGATTGTCATTTGCATAAGGGCCTACCGTCGGTCTATTTTTCATAATAGCCAAAATCGAGGAGAAGTAGCCATCTCCACCTGGTAAGCCAACATCCTGGGTTCCCTCATGTCTTCCTGAAATCTGTGTACCGACAGTAAACCCCTTCAGCACCTCAGCTTCCATATTGGCCTGAAAATTGGTTCGCTTATAATTGAAATCCTTGATCATTGCATCCTGATTGAGGTGGCCCAATGACAGGAAATAATTTGATTTTTCACTTCCACCGGTGACATTGGCATTGATGTATCGCTGTGGGATATTCTTACGGATCACCATATCATAATAATCATAGCCTTGGTAGCCGGGCTCTGTTCCAGCCTGCCATTTAGCCAACTCTTCGGGCGTATAAACCGTCTTCGGATCACGGTTTTCATTCTGCGCAGCCTCAACCAATCCACGTGTGTATTGTTTCGCGTTTGCCATGGTCGGAAAACGTGTCAAATTCTGCCAGCCTTGGTAGCCATTAATATTGATTTTTGCACTTTCTCCTTTTGCTCCTTTTTTGGTGGTAATAAGTACAACACCTCTAGAAGCACGGAATCCATATACTGCCGCTGCGGCATCTTTCAAAATAGAGATACTCTCAATATCTTCGAGATTCAGCGAGTTGAAGATATCTGCTCCGGAGCCATTCTGTGTACCGACCCAGTCAGTACCTTCCTGACCGCCGTAAGCGACCCCATCAATTACATATAATGGCGAGCCCATATTCCGGATTTCAATCGCTGCACCACGACCCGGACGCGCGTCTTTGGCACGCACGGAGATCCCCTGCACCTTTCCTGCCAAAGCCCCAGCAGTTGTCGTCGATGATGACCGTACAATATCCTCTGATTTAATATTGCTTACTGCCCCCGTAATATTACGTTTGGACTGTTTACCATAACCAACAACGACGACATCCTCCAAAACATTTTCATCTGCCTCGAGCTGGATTTTTAAATTTGTTGTTCCATCCAATGGAACTCGGCGAGTCTTATATCCAACAAATGACACAACGAGCGTTCCTTTGTTGGCATTCAGCTCAAATTTCCCCGATTTGTCTGTTGAGGTTCCCTTTCCCCCTTCTAGGAGGAGTACACTCGCACCAACGATAGGCTCGTTTGCTTTGTTGAAAACTTGTCCCGTAACCTTCTCCTGCGCATACAGCAATGTTGGCATCACACTCAACATGGTGTAAAAAGAAGCAATCTTTAAGTTTTTCATAAATTTAAATACGAATTAAACAGTAAATAATACAATCTAGCCGGACAAGACAATATGATGGTAAACTATGGTCTACTTTGGTTATTTCTTTTGCATCGTTGCCACCCCTACCTAGATTTTATAATTGGATAATACCTCAAACTTAGCCCATTTTGCAGCATTACATCATATACAAATCCGTCAAAAACCATATAATTTTCAGTCAAAAACAGCTTTTATAATATATTTAAGGCATATTTCCTGTTTGATGAAACCTGAGCCTGCTTTTATTGGTCTGCCATGGGGAAGCTGTTTTATGCGAAAAAAAATACCCCTAGCCACGGAGGAGTAGCAGGGGCATTATGAGCTTTTGTGTATTCTTTTAATACGTTACCCGGATCTTATTGTCGGCTCGTTGGTATTCGGAAGGTAGCTGGCCAAACTCTTCCTTAAAGCACTGCCGAAAATAAATTGCACTATTGATTCCGACCATAAACGACACTTCAGTCACATTATATTTCCCCGTCCGAAGTAGATCCGCAGCCTTGTGGATACGTATCTTGCGAACCAGTTGATTGATATTTTTACCTGTGATCCCCTTCAACTTGCGGTATAAGGTAGACTGACTCATATTCATTCGGTCAGCAAGGGCAGCAGCGTCCAATACTTCATCCTGCATATGCTGCTCGACAATCTGCATAAAATCCTGAACAAATTCATTTTCCCGCCACAGCTCCTCAGGAGGTTTTTGCTCGGTATAATCATCTGAATAGGGTGATTTGCTGTTTAAACTTTCCAAAACCAGTTCATTGATCTGTTTCTGTCGGCTCAATAGGTTGTCGATACGTTTGAAGAGTAAAGCTGCCGTAACAGGCTTGATCAGATAGGAGTCTATCCCCAGATCATACCCCCGTTGCCGGTCTGCATCGGTGTTTTTCGCCGTCAATAGTAGCAGTGGAATATGACTTGTACTGCGTTCCTGTTTGAGCTGCTGTACCAGCTCAAAGCCATCCATATCGGGCATCGTAATATCACTGATCACCAGATCAGGTATTCGTGCCATCGCCGTTTTATAGCCCGCAGCTCCATTTTCAGCAAGTACCACATCATAATGCCTTTGCAGGGTAGTTCCCAGATACTCACGGAGCTCCCAATCGTCCTCGACCAGTAGAATCAGGGGGCGCTGCGAAGCCGTGGGCGGTTCGCTTTCTTGTGCGACAACTTGATCTACTTTTAGCTTGACCGTAAATGTAGTGCCTAGCCCAAACGTGCTACTTACCTCCACCTTTCCACGATGTATTGCAACAAGTTCCTTGACCAAAGCAAGGCCAATTCCTGTACCTTGCGTACCTGTGCCTGGAATCTGATAATACTTTTTGAAAATCCGCTCAATATCTTCTTCGGCAATACCAACACCCGTGTCTTCTACAGACAATATGGCCCAATGATTTAGATCTGCACCTTCGTAGCGCAGGCTTAGTTTAATATAGCCCGACGCTGTGTATTTATACGCATTCGACAATAAATTGTCGACAATCAACTGCACAATTTCTGCATCAAACAACGTACGTATATCCTCGGCAGGGAGTTCGGACGATACGCGAAGACCAGGTTTGTGATTCAATGTTTTATATTTATGTGTCAGATCGGCTAGCATTTCGCCCAAGGATCCAGCTTCGGGGACAAAGGGTTTAAATTGCGATTCTACCTTCCGAAACTCCAAAAGCTGGTTGACCAATGTGAAAAGTCTATTGGCACTTTTCTGAACCGTCTGAACTAATGCACGGTGTTTCTCAGCAAGCTGCTTTTCTTGCGACAGGTCCTCAAGGGGGCCTAGGATCAACGTCAGGGGTGTACGCAATTCATGGGTAATATGCGTATAGAAGTTCATCCGCTCGGCATGCAGCTGTTCGTCCTGTAGGTGTTGTCGCTCTTTAAATTTTAGTTCCGATTCGGCTTTCATTCTCTTGAAATAAAAGGAAATGATCACATATCCAATCAGCAGTACGAGTACTATATAAAACACCTTAGCAGGTAAGCTTAAATAAAAAGGTGGCGCGATGTTAATCAGCAGCTGTTGGTACTCGTGCGACCACTTACCGTTTTTCATTCGCGTACGAATGAGCAGCTCATGCTCACCATAGGGAATATTGCGAAAGTCGAGGTTTGTCTCATTGCCCAGAAAAATCCAATCATTATTGAATCCCTCCAATTGATACCCAAATTCGACCAATCCATCCAAAGCAAAATCCATGACAGCAAGTTCGATGCGAAAACTATTTTCCTCATAATTGAGCGTGATAGTCTTTGTGCCCGACGGATATTTATCAACCTGCGCATTGGATTCGCCCGATTGAAAAACAATAAATCGGCTCACACTTACAGGCGAAGTAGGTAAATCGGATGGAATAGCTGTGGGATTGAAATAACACATCCCTTCCTGCATCCCAAAATACAGGCGTCCTTCTGTATCCTTTCCAACGCTTCCGTTGATAAAGCCTCCCAAGGGTAAACCAAAGGATTGGTCGTAGTGTAGAAAACGTCTCTCTTGCGGGACATAGCGTAACATCCCCGATTTGGTTGCGCACCAAATATTTCCGGTATGATCCTCAGCAACTCCATTGACAAACAGCCAAGCATTACCTTCCGGGGGTAACAATACTGCGAGATCACCGATTTTCTTACCTGCATCCTGCATGGCCAATCCGTGGTTTGTAGCGATCCAAATATTATTATCCCTATCGCGTAGCAAATGATTGATTGTATTATTGCGCAATCCACTCTTATTGTCCATCTTACGAAGCAGCTTACGGTCGGAATTATATACATAGAGTCCCTGCCCATAAGTTCCTACCCACATATTGTGCTGACCATCTTCCACTAGCGTTCGCGGTGCATAATCACCAAGCATAGGCTTATTGATCAGAAGCTTTTTAACATGGTGTGCCACTCCATTGTATATAAAAAGACCTTGATGGGCAGCAATCCAAATGTGCCCCAAATGATCCTCATATATCGCACGAACTTCGGTCACCGACTCCCCTAAATCGATCATATGCCAATCGGAAGATCCAGCATATTGGACAGCAATCCCGCCCTTCCGCAATCCCATCCATACATGCTGATGCCGATCCTTAAATGCCGTAAGTATAAAATCGTCGGGCAATCCATTTTTTTGGGTAATTTGTCGCAACAAACCGCCTTCAGCATTCATTTCTACTATACCCGAGCCCTCAGTTACCAGTCGAGTCCGATTTTCACCAGTTAATACATTACTCACTGTTGCCAATCGGTCAGGTAACATATTGTCTGAAGGAAAAACACTAAAAAAAGGAGCCATATGCGAAACAACCCCTACACCTCCACCATATAACGCCAGCCAAATATTTCCGAACCGATCGGGAGTGATATGCTGGACCATGGTATTATTACCTTTGCCAAGATCAAAAAGCTGTATGTGCTGCACGCCTTCAAAACGTTTATCAAACGTATATTTCGGCTGCAGCAAAAATAGTTGCGATGACTCGCCTCCAATCCACAAGGTATTGCCAATTTCCTTGATTGCGTAGACAAAAGGTTCATTCCCATTTTTTGCTAATCCTGCCAAAGGGACTTGCTGTAATCGACCTGATGCCGGATGATATACTGCCAAGCCTTTACGGGTTCCAATCCACACATTTCCAGCCTGATCACAAAACAACACTTTAATCTCATTATCAGGAAGTTTACCCAAGGTATTCTGATAAGTCAATCGTTTCAATGAGCGACGAAGAGGATCTAAAATTGTCAGGCCCTCATTTACATGCCCAATGTAAAGCATGTTACTGCGATCTTCAGCTAAGGACCAAACACTATTCTCGGGAAGTCCGGGACAATTTTTCTTATTGAAATGATTAAACTCTTTAGTTATTGGATCGAAATGCTGTACACCTTGATGATAGGTGGCCAGCCACAGTTTTCCATCTTTCCCTTCAATCATATCGGTTATATCATTTGTCGCGATGGATTTCGGATTAGTGCCGTCATGTGTGTAATAGCTAAATTTATTTGTACGTAAGTCAAGTACATTCAGGCCATTGGACCGCGTTCCGATATACACTTTCTTGTCGGTATAAAGCAAGGTATTGATTTCATTACTATTGACCGATAGCCCATCCGGCTTGTCTGTTGCATAAAATGATTTAAAAGACTTCCCTGCATACCGGTTCAATCCCAGCTCGCTGGCTATCCACATAAATCCGTCATCATCGTGCACAATATCCAGCACCTGCTGATTGGTCAGACCATCTTGAAGGGAGAAAAAATGGACGCGATTAGGCTGTCCATAAACGTGGGCCAACTGCCAAAAGAAAACAATGCTAATAAGAAAATTTTTCATAGCTCTACCACCACCAATAAATTAACAACACCAACCTACTTTATTGAAAGGCTTCTCTGCAAAATATCAAAGCAGTCAATCCACAGGCAACTTTTTACGATCTTGTTTAAAACAGCAGTAAAATAATTATGCAATGAAAATATTCAAGATATAAACATACTATAGGCCTATTCAAATACAGGTTATTTTCAAGTTAAAGATAAGAATAAATATATAAATGTCGAACAAACATTTATAACAATATTAGGAGAAATGCTTTGCTTATAATGCTGAGAAGTACAGATCAACCGAAATTGCCGGCCGATACCTGAAATATTGGTATATTGCAGCAAAATCTAAAACTACTTGTGAATCACAAAAAACACATTTATGAATAAAATCTTCTCAACCTTACTTGTATCCTGTGCCCTGTACCTGCCGACATTAAGTTTTGCGCAACAAAAAAACATACTTCCTCAACTTATTCCGTTTCCTCAACAGCTGGAAGCCGGGCCGGGCCTTTTTCAGCTAAATGGTCAAGAATTGGGTTACGCTATTGATCCAGCATTTTCTTCCAGGTCACTGCCGGCATGGATCAACCAATCCCTATTCGGTCAACTGAGCAAAAAAAGCGTGAAGAAGACAAACGCCACGCTGCAATTGATCAAAGTCCAGGGCCTCTCAGATGAAGCGTATGAATTGAAGATAGATCAAAAAGGCATACAAATCATCGCTTCTTCAGAAAAGGGCGCATTTTATGGTTTACAGACAGTCCAGCAATTGTATCTACTTTCGGGAACAACAGGCAAGCTTGCTCTTCCCTATGTGACCGTAAAAGATCAGCCTGCTTTCAAATGGCGAGGTGTCGAGCTCGATGTAGCCCGCCACTTTTTTCCAAAAGATTATATCTATAAATTCATAGATCTGCTTGCAACCTACAAATTTAACAAATTTCATTTGCACCTTACGGACGATCAAGGTTGGCGCATAGAAATCAAGAAATACCCTAAACTAACCGAACAGGGGGCTTGGCGTACTTATAACAACCAAGATTCGGCCTGCTTTGTGAAAGCCAAAGAGAACCCCGACTTTAATCTGCCGAAGGAATCGATCCGTACCACAAACGGAAAGGAAGAATATGGTGGTTTCTATACACAACAAGATATCAAGGACATTGTTGCCTATGCAGACAGTCGGCAAATAGAGGTTATTCCGGAAATAGACATGCCCGGACATATGATGGTGGCTACTAAGGCCTATCCTGAGCTCCTATTGGACAGCCAATCCGCGGGCTGGGGGAAACAGTTTTCTGTCCCCATCAGTCCTTGGAAAGAAAGCAGCTATACCTTTGTTGAAAACGTTCTAGGCGAAATTATCGACTTATTTCCTTCACATTATATTCACATCGGAGCCGATGAGGTCGAAAAAGACTCCTGGTCAAAATCAGCAGCGGCCCAAGCTTTTATGAAAGAAAAGCAAATAGCGGACTTACATGATCTTCAAAGTTATTTCGTCAAACGGGTAAACAGCTTTATTCGTTCAAAAAATAAACGGAGCATCGGCTGGGATGAAATATTAGACGGTAGCTCGGACACGAGCATGATGGTGATGTACTGGCGTGGTTGGGTAAAAAATGCACCGATAGAAGCTGTAAACCGTGGTCACCGGGTCGTTATGACACCTACCAACCCGCTTTATTTTGATTATTTACCCAATAGTAGCAGCCTGGATGCCGTGTACAATATGAATGTCGTACCTACAGATATTTCCAGCCAAAAAGCACCGCTGATCCAAGGTGCACAGGCCAATATCTGGACAGAAATGATTCCTTCCGCCGCTCGATTGGAGTTTATGATTCTCCCGCGCTTAAGTGCTTTATCAGAACGTGTATGGACCAACAAACCGCTGTATGATAGCTATATCAATCGAGTAATTGCGCACTTTGGACTTTGGAACAAAATGGGTTTACGCTATCGTATGCCAGACCTCACAGGATTCGCCGAAACACAGGTTATTGTTGATGGACAATCTGTTCTAACGGTAGCAAATGAACTTCCACAAAATCAAATACACTATACAACGGATGGTAGTCTCCCAACGCAGCAGAGCCCAGTATTGAACGGTTCGCTCGTGGTTAAAAAAGAAGGGCCAATTCGTTTTGCAACAATCTCCTCTTCCGGTGCAAAAAGTGAACTTTATCAGGTTGATTTTAAAAATGATACCTGGAAAAAGAGTATAGAACCTGATGAAAATAGCATGGCTCCAGGGCTTATGGCAACACTTTTCAATGGAAATTTTGCCAACACTTCGGCCATTACAGGGCCTGAAGTACGCCGGGAAGTGATCAGCAATGTCGCTTTAAGCGATACCATCAAAATGCCTTCATTTGGTGCAAAAATACGGGGATTTATCTATGTCAAGGAAAAAGGGATCTATAATTTCTACTTCACCTGCGATGATGGCGGCGTCTTGCGGATACATGATCAGCTCGTCGTCAATAATGACGGGCAGCATGCACCGATTATGAAAAGTGGACAGATTGCTTTAGAACCAGGCTACCATCCAATTGCTGTAGATTTCCTTGAAGCTGGAGGCGGATTTACCCTAAAACTTCAATACAGTCTCAATGATTCAAAGGTAATTGATATTCCCAAAGAGTCCTTTTTCCATAAAAAGGATTAATAATCATTATGATATATAGAGAGATAACCCCAGTATGGTCAATTCCATCTGGGGTTATTTTTTTCGGGCCTAGGGACTTTGTTTTATTTATAGAATGGCATAAGTTTTGCCTAGCTGTAACCATAATGTTACTAACTATGAAAAAGAACTTTATTCTCCTTGCTCTAGCGACCCTGGTGTTGTTAGGCAGCTGCAGCAAAAATGATGGTCCCTCCTCACAAAAAACACCTGTCACAGTAAAAATTACGGATGCTCCAGGTTACTATGACGCGATCAATCTTCACATCGATGCGATCGAGATCCGAACTACTTCGGGTAGCACAACGATAGATGTCGCCGCTGATCCATTTAATATTTTGAATTATACAATGGGAAAAGATACCGTCATCGCAGGGCAGGATGTTCCATCTGGTATGATCCAAGAAATTCGGCTCAAACTTAATGACTCAGGAAATGAAATCTGGGTCAATGGCGTTGTCCACCCACTAAAAACACCCAGTGGACAATCCTCCGGTGTTAAACTCAAAGTACAAGATGAGTTAATTCCGGATGTAGCCTACACGCTTCTCCTGGATTTTGATGCTTCAAAATCGATTGTAAAGACGGGCAATGATCAATATCTTCTTAAACCCGTTATTCGTGCTA
The Sphingobacterium multivorum genome window above contains:
- a CDS encoding hybrid sensor histidine kinase/response regulator transcription factor, with the protein product MKNFLISIVFFWQLAHVYGQPNRVHFFSLQDGLTNQQVLDIVHDDDGFMWIASELGLNRYAGKSFKSFYATDKPDGLSVNSNEINTLLYTDKKVYIGTRSNGLNVLDLRTNKFSYYTHDGTNPKSIATNDITDMIEGKDGKLWLATYHQGVQHFDPITKEFNHFNKKNCPGLPENSVWSLAEDRSNMLYIGHVNEGLTILDPLRRSLKRLTYQNTLGKLPDNEIKVLFCDQAGNVWIGTRKGLAVYHPASGRLQQVPLAGLAKNGNEPFVYAIKEIGNTLWIGGESSQLFLLQPKYTFDKRFEGVQHIQLFDLGKGNNTMVQHITPDRFGNIWLALYGGGVGVVSHMAPFFSVFPSDNMLPDRLATVSNVLTGENRTRLVTEGSGIVEMNAEGGLLRQITQKNGLPDDFILTAFKDRHQHVWMGLRKGGIAVQYAGSSDWHMIDLGESVTEVRAIYEDHLGHIWIAAHQGLFIYNGVAHHVKKLLINKPMLGDYAPRTLVEDGQHNMWVGTYGQGLYVYNSDRKLLRKMDNKSGLRNNTINHLLRDRDNNIWIATNHGLAMQDAGKKIGDLAVLLPPEGNAWLFVNGVAEDHTGNIWCATKSGMLRYVPQERRFLHYDQSFGLPLGGFINGSVGKDTEGRLYFGMQEGMCYFNPTAIPSDLPTSPVSVSRFIVFQSGESNAQVDKYPSGTKTITLNYEENSFRIELAVMDFALDGLVEFGYQLEGFNNDWIFLGNETNLDFRNIPYGEHELLIRTRMKNGKWSHEYQQLLINIAPPFYLSLPAKVFYIVLVLLIGYVIISFYFKRMKAESELKFKERQHLQDEQLHAERMNFYTHITHELRTPLTLILGPLEDLSQEKQLAEKHRALVQTVQKSANRLFTLVNQLLEFRKVESQFKPFVPEAGSLGEMLADLTHKYKTLNHKPGLRVSSELPAEDIRTLFDAEIVQLIVDNLLSNAYKYTASGYIKLSLRYEGADLNHWAILSVEDTGVGIAEEDIERIFKKYYQIPGTGTQGTGIGLALVKELVAIHRGKVEVSSTFGLGTTFTVKLKVDQVVAQESEPPTASQRPLILLVEDDWELREYLGTTLQRHYDVVLAENGAAGYKTAMARIPDLVISDITMPDMDGFELVQQLKQERSTSHIPLLLLTAKNTDADRQRGYDLGIDSYLIKPVTAALLFKRIDNLLSRQKQINELVLESLNSKSPYSDDYTEQKPPEELWRENEFVQDFMQIVEQHMQDEVLDAAALADRMNMSQSTLYRKLKGITGKNINQLVRKIRIHKAADLLRTGKYNVTEVSFMVGINSAIYFRQCFKEEFGQLPSEYQRADNKIRVTY
- a CDS encoding family 20 glycosylhydrolase, whose amino-acid sequence is MNKIFSTLLVSCALYLPTLSFAQQKNILPQLIPFPQQLEAGPGLFQLNGQELGYAIDPAFSSRSLPAWINQSLFGQLSKKSVKKTNATLQLIKVQGLSDEAYELKIDQKGIQIIASSEKGAFYGLQTVQQLYLLSGTTGKLALPYVTVKDQPAFKWRGVELDVARHFFPKDYIYKFIDLLATYKFNKFHLHLTDDQGWRIEIKKYPKLTEQGAWRTYNNQDSACFVKAKENPDFNLPKESIRTTNGKEEYGGFYTQQDIKDIVAYADSRQIEVIPEIDMPGHMMVATKAYPELLLDSQSAGWGKQFSVPISPWKESSYTFVENVLGEIIDLFPSHYIHIGADEVEKDSWSKSAAAQAFMKEKQIADLHDLQSYFVKRVNSFIRSKNKRSIGWDEILDGSSDTSMMVMYWRGWVKNAPIEAVNRGHRVVMTPTNPLYFDYLPNSSSLDAVYNMNVVPTDISSQKAPLIQGAQANIWTEMIPSAARLEFMILPRLSALSERVWTNKPLYDSYINRVIAHFGLWNKMGLRYRMPDLTGFAETQVIVDGQSVLTVANELPQNQIHYTTDGSLPTQQSPVLNGSLVVKKEGPIRFATISSSGAKSELYQVDFKNDTWKKSIEPDENSMAPGLMATLFNGNFANTSAITGPEVRREVISNVALSDTIKMPSFGAKIRGFIYVKEKGIYNFYFTCDDGGVLRIHDQLVVNNDGQHAPIMKSGQIALEPGYHPIAVDFLEAGGGFTLKLQYSLNDSKVIDIPKESFFHKKD